One window of Trichoderma breve strain T069 chromosome 3, whole genome shotgun sequence genomic DNA carries:
- a CDS encoding thioesterase superfamily domain-containing protein, with translation MASQEQLELEAKRTAHVEQLSDWLLQNSSIYNIFLSGIKQTSVVAGTVVSRLTLTSTHLNSKGGLHGAVSAAFIDFTTGLAIASWDLREKTGASVDMHISYLSSAAGAGDVVEIVATAEKVGGSMAFVTILIQKVEVVDGEEKKTLVTKGHHTKFVRGTAKPKTDGEVRN, from the coding sequence ATGGCTTCACAAGAGCAACTAGAACTCGAGGCCAAGCGGACAGCTCACGTCGAGCAGCTGTCCGATTGGCTGCTCCAAAACAGCAGCATTTACAACATCTTCCTGTCCGGCATCAAGCAAACTTCTGTCGTCGCCGGCACAGTCGTCAGCCGCCTCACTCTTACATCTACACATCTCAACTCCAAAGGCGGTCTGCATGGCGCTGTCTCAGCGGCCTTTATCGACTTCACAACGGGACTGGCAATTGCCTCATGGGACCTGAGGGAAAAGACGGGCGCGAGCGTCGACATGCACATCAGTTACTTGAGCAGCGCGGCGGGAGCCGGAGATGTCGTGGAGATTGTGGCAACGGCGGAGAAAGTTGGGGGATCGATGGCGTTTGTGACGATTTTGATTCAGAAAGTTGAGGTtgtggatggagaggagaagaagacgctggtgACCAAGGGCCATCACACCAAGTTTGTGAGAGGGACTGCGAAGCCGAAGACGGACGGTGAGGTGAGGAATTAG
- a CDS encoding CFEM domain-containing protein, giving the protein MRQTVGAVGLLALAHIVAGTHCDSSSPCQASADAVATCATSCIQSAAVTQAACATGDYKCQCDQQGVIQGAAANCIIGACGFGGAVAVLDQVGALCSCVTANPTSACSSTSTSSSTSPPYQPPTTTEPPTTSSTSTPYQPPTEPPTTTAPPTTEPPTTTTPPNTTGGCDSVSPCQASADAVYDCAKPCIESAAVTQASCAVSDYECQCGKTDVIQGAAVNCVLGNCGNTALDVLNQVSSLCGCVTAHPTVPCTSAPATTTGPPATTTQPPATTESTSDCSESDTTEPPSSTTGPITSAPGTTTTAAPGCDSTSPCQASADAVYDCAKPCIESAAVTQASCAVSDYECQCGKTDVIQGAAVNCVLGNCGNTALDVLNQVSSLCGCVTAHPTTPCTSAPATTTAETTTPPNSSETPCTTSSSVITSAPPGSSSGPGGPGTTCKPGTTSDCGPVASSAVPSCAQACFSSAAPKIPCDVHDYACQCQPAAQSSLTQLLVPCVATACPAASLQAVIAGASQVCACATAPPSPGDCGTSPPATTTTGPGGSQSSSQPGGGNSYPPPPVTTTGPGTSATGSNCQPVPVKTCDAVASSAVPSCAQACFTSAAPKIPCDVHDYDCQCKPEAQASLTQLLVPCVATACPPASLQAVITGASSVCACASASPTLVAPGTCQSSGPPGGGSSGGSGPSNSGGNGGGSSPTTTPGGGGGASPTCNTEAPDCGAVATSAVPSCAQACFTSAAPKISCGVDDYACQCQPAAQASLSQILVPCVATACPAASLEAVITGASSVCACATGSTGSSNCGGSGGSGGSGGSGGSGSPTGGSGGGEGGSGGSEPTGGSGGSGGSGGSGGEGGSGGNGGGNGGGNGGGSQPTAPPTIPPSAGSRLEMSLVAGVFALTWAIAVVL; this is encoded by the exons ATGAGACAAACCGTCGGAGCCGTGGGCCTTTTGGCTCTTGCTCACATCGTCGCGGGCACGCATTGCGATAGCTCTAGCCCTTGCCAGGCCAGTGCCGATGCTGTTGCCACCTGTGCAACATCGTGTATCCAGTCTGCCGCTGTCACTCAGGCAGCCTGTGCTACGGGAGACTACAAGTGCCAATGCGACCAGCAAGGCGTTATTCAAGGCGCAGCTGCAAACTGTATCATAGGCGCGTGTGGATTCGGTGGAG CTGTCGCAGTTCTCGATCAAGTTGGAGCTTTATGTTCGTGCGTTACAGCCAACCCGACAAGTGCTTGCTCATCAACGAGCAcatcatcctcgacaagTCCTCCTTACCAGCCTCCCACAACTACTGAGCCTCCTACAACATCGTCGACAAGCACTCCTTACCAGCCTCCTACTGAGCCTCCCACAACGACAGCTCCTCCAACGACAGAACCCCCGACGACTACAACTCCTCCCAACACCACTGGAGGCTGCGATTCCGTCTCTCCCTGCCAGGCCAGTGCTGATGCTGTCTACGACTGTGCCAAGCCGTGTATTGAGTCTGCTGCTGTCACTCAGGCTAGCTGTGCCGTCTCTGACTATGAATGCCAATGCGGCAAGACCGATGTTATCCAGGGTGCTGCTGTCAACTGTGTCCTAGGAAACTGTGGTAACACTGCCCTTGACGTCCTTAACCAAGTCTCTAGCCTCTGTGGTTGCGTCACAGCGCATCCAACGGTTCCTTGCACCTCGGCTCCAGCTACAACGACTGGACCTCCTGCCACTACGACTCAACCTCCTGCTACGACTGAGTCTACTTCGGATTGCTCAGAGTCAGACACCACAGAGCCTCCCTCATCAACGACTGGCCCCATCACCTCAGCACCCGGCACTACTACAACTGCTGCCCCCGGCTGTGACTCTACTTCTCCCTGCCAGGCTAGCGCTGATGCCGTGTATGATTGTGCCAAACCATGCATTGAGTCTGCCGCTGTCACTCAAGCCAGTTGCGCCGTCTCTGACTATGAATGTCAATGTGGCAAGACCGATGTCATTCAAGGTGCTGCTGTCAACTGTGTTCTAGGAAACTGCGGTAACACTGCCCTTGACGTTCTTAACCAAGTCTCCAGCCTCTGTGGTTGCGTCACAGCTCACCCAACTACGCCTTGCACCTCAGCCCCAGCAACCACAACTGCAGAGACTACTACACCTCCCAATTCATCAGAGACTCCCTGCACTACTTCCAGCAGCGTGATTACTTCAGCTCCCCCTGGATCATCTTCCGGCCCTGGTGGTCCCGGTACGACTTGCAAGCCCGGAACCACATCTGACTGTGGTCCTGTTGCCAGCAGCGCCGTCCCGTCCTGTGCTCAGGCTTGCTTCAGCAGTGCCGCTCCCAAGATTCCTTGTGATGTTCATGACTATGCTTGCCAGTGCCAGCCTGCAGCTCAGTCTAGCTTGACTCAGCTGCTTGTCCCTTGCGTTGCTACAGCTTGTCCTGCTGCTTCGCTCCAGGCTGTCATTGCCGGTGCCTCTCAGG TTTGTGCCTGTGCCACCGCGCCCCCTAGCCCTGGCGACTGTGGAACTTCACCACcggccaccaccaccacaggTCCCGGAGGTTCTCAATCCTCATCACAGCCCGGAGGTGGCAACTCTTACCCGCCGCCACCAGTCACAACTACCGGCCCTGGAACCTCAGCCACTGGCTCCAACTGCCAGCCTGTGCCTGTCAAGACCTGTGACGCTGTGGCCAGCTCAGCAGTTCCTTCATGCGCTCAGGCGTGCTTCACATCTGCTGCACCCAAGATTCCTTGTGATGTCCATGACTATGACTGCCAGTGCAAGCCTGAGGCTCAGGCTAGCCTGACTCAGCTGCTCGTTCCCTGCGTGGCAACGGCTTGCcctcctgcttctctgcaAGCCGTTATTACTGGAGCCAGCTCAG TTTGCGCTTGTGCTAGTGCTTCACCTACACTTGTTGCCCCTGGAACTTGTCAAAGTTCTGGTCCCCccggcggcggcagctctGGCGGCTCCGGCCCTAGCAACAGCGGTGGTAACGGTGGTGGCAGCTCTCCTACCACGACTCctggtggtggcggtggtgcttCTCCTACCTGCAACACTGAAGCTCCCGACTGCGGTGCTGTTGCTACCTCGGCTGTTCCATCTTGCGCTCAAGCCTGCTTCACCAGCGCTGCTCCTAAGATCTCTTGCGGCGTGGACGACTACGCATGCCAGTGCCAGCCCGCAGCTCAGGCCAGTCTGTCCCAGATCCTGGTTCCTTGCGTTGCGACAGCCTGTCCCGCAGCCTCTCTGGAAGCCGTCATCACCGGAGCTTCTTCCGTGTGTGCTTGCGCTACCGGCTCGACTGGTTCTTCCAACTGCGGTGGCAGTGGTGGCAGTGGTGGCAGTGGAGGCTCCGGCGGCTCCGGCTCTCCTACTGGAGGCAGCGGAGGTGGTGAAGGAGGAAGCGGAGGCAGTGAGCCTACTGGCGGATCCGGAGGATCAGGAGGTTCTGGAGGATCCGGAGGAGAGGGTGGAAGCGGCGGAAACGGAGGAGGTAATGGAGGCGGCAACGGAGGCGGAAGTCAGCCTACTGCTCCCCCGACCATTCCTCCCAGTGCAGGTTCTCGATTGGAGATGAGCCttgttgctggtgttttCGCTCTCACCTGGGCGATTGCCGTTGTGCTGTGA
- a CDS encoding collagen triple helix repeat (20 copies) domain-containing protein, whose product MAVISKLLPVAAALLGSVDHTAALAVRSTADRWDVSYRVQIGTRLAPVFGSSGLASNVTATHVHKREEDHGPDCDCELHVVYVTPDSDQGRYQDGEGSSDASGKWENGENQNGEHREDGKHWENGDNRKSGEYRQDGEYEQDSEGEQYQQDGEYQQDGEYQEDGQLREGNRYQQGGDYQDDGQSRRGNRYQQGGDYQQDGDYQQDGQLREGNRYQQGGDYQQDGDYQQDGQLREGDRYQQGGEYQQNGDYQEDGEYQQDSQLRDGGRYQQGGEHQEYGQVPEGGRYQQDGESRESGEYQEDGEYQEDGEYQEDGEYQEDGQFRGGYRGDGEYREDSASLASSQNRESGQHRAHGQHGQSGQDWANGNLSEDGELSEDGRLIENGQLLNENGQLLNENGELSEDELLRLLNDGELGEGELIGLLNDGELSEDALLRVLNRAGLLDENGQLIVNSEGADLLEKWPWGQNPPNQNAQGPQGPQGPEGPQGPRGSQGVKGDTGSQGPKGDQGAQGAQGVKGDQGNQGVQGNTGAQGPQGLQGFQGPIGPIGPQGFQGNPGPQGPAGADGADGAAGPAGPAGPQGDIGPIGPQGPAGADGADGADGADGADGAAGPAGPIGPQGDIGPIGPAGPAGADGADGAAGPAGPAGPQGDIGPIGPQGPAGADGADGAAGPAGPAGPQGDIGPIGPQGPAGADGADGADGAAGPAGPAGPQGDIGPIGPQGPAGADGADGAAGPIGPQGPAGADGAAGAAGPIGPAGPAGPEGPAGPAGADGAAGAAGPAGPAGPEGPVGPAGADGAAGPAGPAGPAGPEGPAGPAGADGADGAVGPAGPAGADGAAGAAGAAGPAGPAGPEGPVGPAGADGAAGPAGPAGPAGPEGPAGPAGAAGAAGPAGPAGPAGPTGATGATGATGPQGDPGTAYAEYDYTGCYQASGLANQTYGLDIDPGNFFAATIEDTSVDDCATYCATIVRPGLPTRFFTLSTDDAGNSICACGDTLASVDTTNGCSQPCTFLQNGIVAYCGGPFADPPVVSVFGAI is encoded by the exons ATGGCCGTTATCAGCAAGCTCCTGCCGGTGGCAGCCGCCTTGTTGGGCTCCGTGGATCACACGGCCGCTTTGGCTGTGCGTTCGACTGCGGACCGATGGGACGTATCCTATCGTGTCCAGATTGGCACTCGGCTTGCTCCAGT ATTCGGTAGCTCGGGATTGGCTAGCAATGTTACTGCCACACATGTACACAAGCGAGAGGAGGATCATGGCCCTGACTGCGATTGCGAACTTCACGTTGTGTATGTGACCCCAGATAGTGATCAGGGGCGCTACCAAGACGGCGAAGGATCTTCAGATGCGTCTGGCAAATGGGAGAACGGTGAGAACCAGAATGGCGAACACCGCGAGGATGGGAAACACTGGGAGAATGGCGACAACCGGAAGAGTGGTGAATACCGTCAGGACGGTGAATACGAACAGGACAGTGAGGGTGAACAATACCAACAGGATGGTGAATACCAACAGGACGGCGAATACCAAGAGGATGGTCAACTCCGTGAGGGTAACCGCTATCAGCAGGGTGGTGATTACCAAGATGATGGTCAATCCCGTAGGGGTAACCGATACCAACAGGGTGGTGATTACCAGCAGGATGGTGATTACCAACAGGATGGTCAACTCCGTGAGGGAAACCGATACCAACAGGGTGGTGATTACCAGCAGGATGGTGATTACCAACAGGATGGTCAACTCCGGGAAGGTGATCGATACCAACAGGGTGGTGAATACCAACAGAATGGTGATtaccaagaagacggcgaaTACCAACAGGATAGTCAACTCCGCGACGGTGGTCGATACCAACAGGGTGGTGAACATCAAGAATATGGTCAAGTCCCTGAGGGTGGTCGATACCAGCAGGATGGCGAATCCCGTGAAAGTGGTGAATaccaagaagatggtgaatACCAAGAGGATGGTGAATACCAAGAGGATGGTGAATACCAAGAGGATGGACAATTCCGTGGTGGATACCGAGGGGACGGTGAATACCGAGAAGACAGTGCATCCCTTGCGAGCAGTCAAAACCGCGAGAGTGGTCAACACCGGGCGCATGGTCAACACGGTCAGAGTGGTCAAGACTGGGCGAATGGTAACCTCAGTGAGGATGGAGAACTCAGTGAGGACGGACGACTCATTGAGAATGGACAACTCCTCAATGAGAATGGACAACTCCTCAATGAGAATGGAGAACTGAGTGAGGATGAACTTCTCAGGCTTCTTAATGATGGAGAACTCGGTGAGGGTGAACTTATCGGGCTTCTCAATGATGGAGAACTCAGTGAGGATGCACTTCTCAGGGTTCTCAATAGGGCTGGACTTCTCGATGAGAATGGACAACTCATTGTAAATTCAGAGGGCGCGGACCTGCTTGAGAAATGGCCATGGGGGCAGAACCCCCCTAACCAAAATgctcaaggccctcaaggccctcaaggccCCGAAGGTCCTCAAGGCCCCCGAGGCAGCCAAGGTGTCAAAGGTGATACTGGCTCTCAGGGTCCTAAGGGAGACCAAGGAGCTCAGGGTGCCCAAGGTGTTAAGGGAGATCAGGGTAATCAAGGTGTCCAAGGTAACACTGGCGCTCAGGGTCCTCAGGGTCTTCAAGGTTTTCAAGGTCCTATCGGTCCTATCGGTCCTCAGGGTTTTCAAGGAAACCCGGGCCCCCAAggtcctgccggtgctgatggtgctgatggtgctgccggtcctgctggtcctgccGGTCCTCAGGGTGATATAGGTCCTATCGGTCCTCAAggtcctgccggtgctgatggtgctgatggtgctgatggtgctgatggtgctgatggtgctgccggtCCTGCTGGTCCTATCGGTCCTCAGGGTGATATAGGTCCTATCGGTCCTGCCggtcctgccggtgctgatggtgctgatggtgctgccggtCCTGCCGGTCCTGCCGGTCCTCAGGGTGATATAGGTCCTATCGGTCCTCAAggtcctgccggtgctgatggtgctgatggtgctgctggtcctgctggtcctgccGGTCCTCAGGGTGATATAGGTCCTATCGGTCCTCAAggtcctgccggtgctgatggtgctgatggtgctgatggtgctgctggtcctgctggtcctgccGGTCCTCAGGGTGATATAGGTCCTATCGGTCCTCAAggtcctgccggtgctgatggtgctgatggtgctgctggtcctATCGGTCCTCAAggtcctgccggtgctgatggtgctgctggtgctgctggtcctATCggtcctgctggtcctgctggtcctgagggtcctgctggtcctgctggtgctgatggtgctgccggtgctgctggtcctgccgGTCCTGCCGGTCCTGAGGGTCCTGTTGGCcctgccggtgctgatggtgctgccggtcctgctggtcctgctggtcctgctggtcctgagggtcctgctggtcctgccggtgctgatggtgctgatggtgctgtcggtcctgctggtcctgctggtgctgatggtgctgccggtgctgccggtgctgccggtcctgctggtcctgctggtcctgaGGGTCCTGTTGGCcctgccggtgctgatggtgctgccggtCCTGCCggtcctgctggtcctgctggtcctgaGGGTCCTGCTGGCcctgccggtgctgctggtgctgctggtcctgctggtcctgccGGTCCTGCCGGTCCTACCGGCGCTACCGGCGCTACCGGCGCTACAGGTCCCCAAGGTGATCCAGGAACAGCTTATGCGGAGTATGACTACACTGGTTGTTATCAGGCCAGCGGACTCGCCAACCAAACCTATGGCCTTGATATTGACCCAGGAAACTTCTTTGCTGCTACGATCGAAGACACATCTGTCGACGACTGCGCCACCTACTGCGCTACCATCGTCAGACCTGGCCTTCCAACCCGGTTCTTCACACTCTCAAcagatgatgctggcaacTCCATTTGCGCATGTGGTGATACCCTTGCCAGCGTAGATACAACCAACGGATGCAGTCAGCCGTGTACATTCCTACAAAATGGCATCGTAGCCTATTGTGGTGGTCCGTTCGCCGACCCGCCGGTGGTGTCTGTCTTTGGCGCCATCTAA
- a CDS encoding glyoxalase-like domain-containing protein encodes MSEQTSTNTPQPTLDHIVILVSASDLLQLPDRLKDSFVVSPGGTHAGGQTFNKLILFEDGVYIELIAFAEGISPEERAKHRWGRQRENTIVDWAYTLPHESDFGAVQQRVRDAKAGLTYKDPVPGGRTRPDGVVLKWAIGAPQDENGDEPEPGILPFWCLDRTPRSNRVPYQEDKAQTQHPSGARGVSRVRLNVPQEQLSALQSVYDAIHDVDSAARGEDEWTFSTPDSSAKARHTLGVASESGPKIKLAFQGSVGSPSFLEILPGIVVKFEA; translated from the coding sequence ATGTCTGAGCAGACAAGCACAAACACGCCGCAGCCGACGTTGGACCACATCGTGATCCTCGTCTCAGCTAGCGATTTGCTACAACTTCCCGACCGCCTCAAGGACTCATTTGTTGTCAGCCCAGGAGGAACTCACGCTGGAGGCCAGACGTTCAACAAGCTGATTCTCTTTGAAGATGGCGTTTACATAGAACTCATTGCATTCGCGGAGGGCATCAGCCCTGAAGAGCGGGCAAAGCACAGATGGGGCCGTCAGCGGGAGAATACCATTGTGGACTGGGCATATACTTTGCCTCACGAGAGCGACTTTGGAGCCGTACAGCAACGAGTCAGAGACGCAAAGGCGGGATTGACATATAAGGATCCCGTTCCTGGAGGCCGGACGAGACCAGACGGGGTTGTCTTGAAGTGGGCGATTGGAGCCCCTCAGGATGAAAATGGTGATGAGCCGGAGCCTGGCATTTTGCCCTTTTGGTGTCTAGACAGAACACCACGAAGCAACAGGGTGCCGTACCAGGAGGACAAGGCACAGACGCAGCATCCCTCTGGTGCTCGCGGAGTCTCTCGGGTGCGGCTCAACGTGCCCCAAGAGCAACTGTCTGCGCTACAGAGTGTCTATGATGCTATTCACGACGTTGACAGTGCCGCGAGGGGCGAGGACGAGTGGACGTTTAGCACTCCGGATTCATCGGCAAAGGCACGGCATACTTTGGGGGTGGCATCAGAGAGCGGACCCAAGATTAAGCTGGCTTTTCAGGGGAGCGTGGGAAGCCCTTCGTTTTTGGAGATTTTGCCAGGCATTGTCGTCAAGTTTGAGGCTTGA
- a CDS encoding major facilitator superfamily domain-containing protein codes for MSATETATEVEYELSPRYSRSRDEISKRDGELERGRLDVELSQLYSQNHNEAIASPHENETITQELKPVDRGRDAWATLLGAFAFDALFWGFPGSYGVFQRYYSDVPEFQKDAVRIPVVGVLSTGFYYFGSPFSAMLARKFPKYQRHQIYLGWVLSIAGLLSASFTSSVNGLIATQGALYGLGFVLISMPIVSMVNEWWVARKGMAFGLISASSGATGAVLPFIIDALLRRYGYKVTLRACAVAMAVLTAPLLPLFKARLPASDQANLARINWDFLKQPLFWIYGSAVLVQGIGFFFPVVFLPSYASLFDISSIKGALLVCLMSIAQVLGQFAFGYLSDKSLPVSLLMTICCAFAATASFTFWGLAKSLPLLAVFSFIYGFFAFGFGTMRVAMGRAVSDDPSTVFATYAIFVFLMGVGNILVGPLSAGLMAPREVIREHYAGNKYEPMVIVTGATSLFAAFIVLAWHGYKGLSK; via the exons ATGAGTGCGACGGAAACAGCTACTGAAGTGGAATATGAACTCTCGCCACGATATTCTCGTTCTCGCGACGAAATAAGCAAGCGGGATGGAGAGCTTGAAAGAGGACGATTAGACGTTGAGCTATCGCAGCTCTATTCCCAGAACCACAATGAAGCAATTGCCAGCCCTCACGAAAACGAAACTATTACGCAGGAACTGAAGCCCGTTgatcgaggccgagatgccTGGGCAACTCTTCTAGGCGCATTTGCATTCGATGCATTATTTTGGG GCTTTCCTGGCAGCTACGGAGTCTTTCAGAGATACTACTCCGACGTGCCCGAGTTCCAAAAAGACGCCGTCCGGATCCCCGTCGTTGGAGTCTTGTCTACGGGCTTTTACTACTTTGGATCGCCCTTTTCCGCTATGCTGGCGAGAAAGTTTCCCAAATACCAGCGACACCAGATTTACTTGGGCTGGGTTCTGAGCATCGCCGGACTCTTGTCCGCGTCATTTACTTCTTCTGTCAATGGCCTCATTGCAACGCAAGGAGCGCTCTATGGACTTGGTTTTGTACTCATTTCGATGCCCATCGTGAGCATGGTAAATGAGTGGTGGGTTGCGCGAAAGGGCATGGCGTTTGGACTcatctctgcatcttctggTGCTACTGGAGCAGTTCTTCCCTTCATCATTGATGCGCTTCTCCGACGATATGGGTATAAGGTCACGTTAAGGGCTTGTGCTGTTGCGATGGCGGTCTTGACTGCTCCCTTGCTCCCTCTATTCAAGGCTCGACTGCCAGCCTCAGATCAGGCCAACTTGGCGAGGATCAACTGGGACTTTCTGAAGCAGCCTCTTTTCTGGATTTACGGCTCCGCAGTCCTGGTCCAAGGAAtcggcttctttttcccGGTCGTCTTCTTACCCTCTTACGCTTCTCTCTTTGACATTTCCTCCATCAAGGGCGCGTTGTTGGTCTGCCTCATGTCAATTGCGCAGGTTCTGGGACAATTCGCCTTTGGCTACCTCTCAGATAAAAGTCTGCCCGTGAGCCTGTTAATGACTATTTGCTGCGCCTTTGCGGCGACGGCGTCGTTTACGTTTTGGGGCCTGGCCAAGTCACTGCCGCTTCTCGCCGTCTTTAGTTTCATCTacggcttctttgcttttgggTTCGGAACCATGCGTGTGGCCATGGGTCGGGCTGTCAGCGATGATCCGTCGACGGTGTTTGCCACGTATGCTATATTTGTGTTTTTGATGGGCGTTGGAAATATCTTGGTTGGACCTCTCAGTGCCGGATTGATGGCGCCGAGGGAGGTGATTCGGGAGCATTACGCGGGCAACAAGTACGAGCCCATGGTAATTGTGACAGGAGCGACATCGTTATTTGCTGCTTTTATTGTTTTAGCGTGGCATGGTTACAAAGGACTGTCGAAATAA
- a CDS encoding major facilitator superfamily domain-containing protein yields the protein MAAQDEIESATPSMSPATSDADTITPSPPSPGPLAFKDANDPDNPKNWSLLRRLFITFIWIAGNLVASVSSSIFSSGAQAISEEFGVGPEVVTLGVSLFVVGYSVGPPFWSPISEQFGRRYPMLAGMALFTIFCIPVAVGKNLQTILIGRFLCGMTGVSPIALFGGGLVDIWHPEQRAIAMATVIGIVLGGPLLAPVMGNFITASHLGWRWTGWLSCIMGGSCTVLVFFGLPETYAPIILQKRQKLDPAFQNAPKETGRWRKFVRVYLVRPFVLLGTEPILVLMTLYQAFVYGILYIVFSSYPIIFREQRHWKLGLSSLPFLGMMVGVFIGSAMIVTRTVIAQQASRKKMAEDSSGIPLSPAPERRLPLMMAGSVLLPIGLFIFGWTSAPDIPVVGMIIGSLFVGSGLLCIFVTAMTYILDVYSHVANSALGANTIVRSFFAAGFPLFASYMFHGLGVAWASSVLGFVSVAMIPIPIIFYKYGPRIRALSKNLMV from the exons ATGGCGGCCCAAGACGAAATCGAGAGTGCCACTCCCTCCATGAGTCCGGCAACCAGCGACGCGGACACGATTACACCGAGTCCCCCTAGCCCTGGCCCGTTGGCTTTCAAAGACGCAAATGATCCGGATAATCCCAAGAATTGGTCGTTGTTGAGAAGGCTGTTTATCACTTTCATATGGATAGCGGGAAACTTGGTGGCCTCGGTGTCTtccagcatcttcagcagcggTGCTCAAGCAATCAGCGAGGAGTTTGGTGTGGGACCAGAAGTTGTGACTCTCGGAGTCAgcttgtttgttgtt GGCTATTCTGTTGGACCGCCTTTCTGGAGCCCCATATCTGAACAATTTGGAAGAAGGTACCCGATGCTCGCGGGCATGGCCCTCTTCACAATATTTTGCATCCCGGTTGCCGTTGGAAAGAACCTGCAAACGATCCTCATCGGGCGATTCCTGTGTGGAATGACTGGTGTATCGCCCATTGCCCTCTTTGGTGGTGGCCTGGTCGATATCTGGCACCCGGAGCAGCGCGCAATTGCCATGGCTACTGTCATTGGCATAGTTCTTGGAGGCCCCTTGCTGGCTCCGGTCATGGGAAACTTCATCACTGCTAGTCATCTGGGCTGGCGGtggactggctggctgagctgTATCATGGGAGGATCATGTACCGTTCTCGTTTTCTTTGGGCTGCCAGAAACATATGCGCCTATCATTCTgcagaagagacaaaagcTTGACCCTGCGTTTCAGAACGCGCCAAAAGAAACTGGGAGATGGCGTAAATTTGTCCGGGTCTATCTGGTCCGCCCCTTTG TGCTACTGGGAACCGAACCCATCCTGGTTCTCATGACTCTCTACCAGGCATTCGTCTACGGAATCCTGTATATTGTCTTTTCATCATATCCTATCATCTTCCGCGAACAACGTCACTGGAAGCTCGGCCTATCCTCACTCCCATTCTTAGGAATGATGGTTGGGGTTTTTATCGGATCAGCCATGATTGTAACACGGACCGTCATTGCTCAACAAGCCAgccggaagaagatggccgaaGATTCTTCCGGAATTCCTCTCTCACCAGCACCCGAACGACGGCTACCCCTGATGATGGCAGGCAGCGTTTTGCTCCCCATCGGACTGTTCATTTTTGGGTGGACTTCTGCTCCTGATATTCCCGTTGTTGGAATGATCATTGGTAGTCTATTTGTTGGTTCCGGATTACTTTGCATATTTGTTACGGCAATGACGTATATCCTCGACGTCTACTCACATGTCGCAAACAGTGCACTAGGAGCAAACACAATCGTGCGGTCATTCTTCGCTGCTGGGTTCCCTTTATTTGCCAGCTACATGTTTCACGGACTTGGCGTGGCGTGGGCGTCAAGCGTTCTTGGCTTCGTGAGCGTTGCAATGATTCCAATTCCAATCATCTTTTACAAGTATGGGCCACGCATCAGGGCCCTTTCCAAAAACTTGATGGTGTAA